A single genomic interval of Chitinophaga sp. 180180018-3 harbors:
- a CDS encoding outer membrane beta-barrel protein, which produces MKKIYAIILSMFLAHLCTAQQAVVKGNVRDTLNQVQLHNTVIALLQAKDSILYKFTRSDEKGHFELKGLRAGKYVIMISHPSFADYVEPLTLSDTSAVQLGKVILTQRSRLLQEVVIQQKVAAIKMKGDTTEFNAASFKTAANASVEDLLKKLPGIQVDSKGQITAQGETVKKVLVDGEEFFGDDPTLVTKNLRADMVDKVQLYDKKSDQSNFTGIDDGQKTKTINIQLKEDKKKGYFGKLALGAGPDGFHENQAMFNLFKGKKKFSVFGIASNTGKIGLDWGDREKFGSGSGEMSVTDDGDMMFSYSGDDLDRWDGRFNGDGYPLVQTGGLHYNNKWDRDRQNMNANYKIMQLYVDGNKQTLSQNILPDKTYYNRSNESFKNSIFRNRLNGSYEIQVDSSSSIKLSVDGSIDHKISQMNTSSNMQLNDQLINANSRNTSSASDIGGFNSNMLWKKKLKKKGRTISLDIAENYNRTNGDGNLYALTDYYGKGIIDSTQKIDQAKKTNNESVNLVTNLTYTEPLSKASSLAFNYGVIVNNNHSNRSSFNRGTDGKYSSLDSLYSNDYAFNVLTHKGGLTYNFSKDKLKVNIGSNVGFTDYNQKDMFRDRKMERSFVNWYPRASFRYSLSQQRRLSFNYNGNTQQPSMNQIQPIQVNDDPLNIIIGNPELKPSFNNSFNVSYSEYKVMSGNGYWVSFNYQSTSNAISDRSIVDASGKRTSQAVNVNGNRNARLYLNTNWKIAPIDTRVGVRMNGGLNRNVNFVNGLENITRATDVGLGYWIGKYVEKKYDVSLDMGTNYNHSVSSVDNSLTTQYWTFNINPSGDVSLPAHIQLHADMNYNIRQKTKIFTGNNNAAILNAFVAKKFGKKELVQINLAVNDILNQNIGFQRSVNTNTITQTTQSTIGRYAMLSFIWNFNKLGPGSAKE; this is translated from the coding sequence ATGAAAAAAATTTACGCGATTATTTTGTCTATGTTCCTGGCCCATTTGTGTACAGCCCAACAGGCGGTCGTTAAAGGAAATGTGAGAGATACACTAAACCAGGTACAGTTACACAACACAGTGATAGCGCTTTTACAAGCGAAAGATTCTATTCTATACAAGTTCACCCGCAGTGATGAGAAAGGGCATTTTGAGCTGAAGGGGCTGCGGGCTGGAAAGTATGTAATCATGATCAGCCATCCTTCCTTTGCTGATTACGTAGAGCCGTTAACGTTATCAGATACTTCGGCAGTACAATTGGGAAAAGTTATCCTGACCCAGCGATCAAGATTATTACAGGAAGTGGTGATTCAGCAGAAAGTAGCTGCTATCAAAATGAAGGGGGATACCACTGAATTCAATGCTGCCAGCTTCAAAACCGCTGCCAATGCCTCGGTAGAGGATCTGTTGAAGAAATTGCCGGGGATACAGGTAGATAGTAAAGGACAGATTACTGCACAGGGGGAAACTGTAAAGAAAGTACTGGTAGACGGGGAAGAGTTTTTTGGTGATGACCCTACCCTGGTAACCAAGAACCTACGGGCTGATATGGTGGATAAGGTTCAGCTGTACGACAAAAAGAGCGATCAGTCCAATTTTACCGGGATAGATGATGGGCAGAAAACAAAGACCATTAATATACAACTGAAAGAAGATAAGAAGAAAGGGTATTTCGGTAAACTGGCGCTGGGAGCAGGCCCCGACGGATTTCATGAAAATCAGGCAATGTTCAATTTATTCAAGGGCAAGAAGAAATTCTCGGTTTTTGGAATTGCTTCCAATACCGGTAAGATAGGACTCGACTGGGGCGATCGGGAAAAATTCGGGTCCGGAAGCGGAGAAATGTCGGTGACGGATGATGGTGATATGATGTTTTCTTATAGCGGCGACGACCTGGACCGCTGGGACGGCAGGTTTAACGGTGATGGCTATCCGCTGGTACAAACCGGAGGGCTGCATTACAATAACAAGTGGGACCGTGACCGGCAGAATATGAATGCCAATTATAAGATCATGCAGTTATATGTGGATGGCAACAAGCAAACCCTGTCGCAGAATATATTGCCGGATAAGACTTATTATAACAGGTCGAACGAAAGCTTCAAAAACAGCATTTTCAGGAACCGTTTGAACGGCAGCTATGAAATACAGGTGGATTCTTCTTCATCTATCAAGCTGTCGGTCGACGGGAGTATTGATCATAAGATCTCGCAGATGAACACCTCCAGCAATATGCAGCTGAATGATCAGTTGATCAACGCCAATAGCCGGAATACTTCTTCCGCATCAGATATCGGAGGCTTTAACTCCAATATGCTTTGGAAAAAGAAATTGAAAAAGAAAGGCAGAACGATATCATTAGATATCGCAGAAAACTATAATCGTACAAACGGAGATGGTAACCTGTATGCCCTTACAGACTATTACGGTAAAGGAATAATAGATTCTACACAGAAGATAGATCAGGCCAAGAAAACCAATAATGAGAGTGTCAACCTCGTCACTAATCTTACTTATACAGAACCGTTGTCCAAGGCGTCTTCCCTGGCATTTAACTATGGCGTGATTGTGAACAACAATCATTCTAACCGGAGCTCCTTCAACAGGGGAACGGATGGGAAATATTCATCGCTCGATTCATTGTACAGTAACGATTATGCTTTTAATGTACTGACGCATAAAGGAGGGCTTACCTATAATTTCTCAAAGGATAAATTAAAGGTTAACATAGGCAGTAATGTTGGTTTCACGGATTATAACCAGAAAGATATGTTCCGTGATCGCAAGATGGAGCGGAGCTTTGTGAACTGGTATCCGAGGGCAAGTTTTCGTTATAGCTTGTCGCAGCAGCGCCGGTTGTCGTTCAACTATAACGGGAATACCCAGCAGCCGAGTATGAATCAGATACAGCCTATACAGGTGAATGACGATCCCCTGAATATCATAATTGGTAACCCTGAATTGAAGCCTTCCTTCAACAATAGTTTCAATGTCAGCTATTCAGAATACAAAGTGATGTCCGGAAATGGTTACTGGGTAAGCTTTAACTATCAGTCGACCAGCAATGCGATCAGCGACCGTAGTATAGTGGATGCGTCGGGTAAACGTACATCGCAGGCAGTGAATGTGAACGGGAACAGGAATGCCCGGCTCTATCTCAACACTAACTGGAAAATTGCGCCTATTGACACCAGGGTAGGTGTACGCATGAATGGCGGATTGAACCGGAATGTAAACTTCGTAAATGGCCTGGAGAATATAACGCGCGCAACGGATGTAGGTTTGGGCTACTGGATAGGCAAATACGTTGAGAAGAAATATGATGTTAGTCTTGATATGGGCACAAATTATAATCACAGCGTTTCCTCTGTTGATAACAGCCTGACCACCCAATATTGGACCTTCAATATCAACCCCAGCGGGGATGTTTCTCTTCCTGCACATATTCAGCTGCATGCAGATATGAACTATAACATCCGTCAGAAAACAAAAATATTCACTGGCAACAACAATGCAGCCATATTAAATGCTTTCGTGGCGAAGAAATTTGGTAAGAAAGAACTGGTGCAGATCAATCTTGCTGTAAATGACATATTAAATCAGAACATAGGTTTCCAGCGGTCGGTTAATACCAATACTATCACGCAAACTACGCAGAGTACTATTGGCCGGTATGCTATGTTGTCGTTTATCTGGAATTTCAACAAACTGGGTCCCGGATCCGCTAAAGAATAA
- a CDS encoding IlvD/Edd family dehydratase: MHQLRSSNWFARDGKDGFIYRAWLKKQGIPAYELEGKPIIGICNTWSELTPCNSHFRELAESVKRGILEAGGYPLEFPVMSLGETLIKPTAMLYRNLVSMDVEESIRANPLDGVVLLCGCDKTTPALVMGACSVNLPTIVVSGGPMLTGKHRGHSISTSDVWRFSEDLRAGRMTQEELAMAEAGMCRSDGHCAVMGTASTMACMVESLGLSLPQNAAIPAPDAARKVLAHFSGIEIVKMVRENRRLSDILTRQAFENAIRVNAAIGGSTNFVIHLLAIAGRMGVELQLQDMDTFSVDIPLIANLQPSGSYFMEDMYYAGGLPAVINALLDHLHKEAITVNGKTIGANYAHAQSYNKEVISSLQEPFNAVSGIVVLKGNICEQGAVIKPSAASPHLMQHTGKAVVFEDIDDYKKRIDDPNLEVDENSVLVLKNVGPKGYPGMPEVGNLGLPAKLLAKGITDMVRISDGRMSGTGFGTVVLHVSPEAAAGGNLAILRDGDVITLDVHERRLFADISEDEIARRKQAWQPSYPQSTRGYVQLYQQHVEQSHLGADLDFLKGSSGSEVTRDSH; encoded by the coding sequence ATGCATCAACTACGAAGCAGCAATTGGTTTGCCCGCGATGGCAAGGACGGCTTTATTTACAGGGCCTGGTTAAAAAAGCAGGGAATTCCGGCTTATGAGCTGGAAGGGAAACCCATTATAGGTATTTGCAACACCTGGTCGGAGCTCACACCGTGTAATTCCCATTTCCGGGAGCTGGCAGAGTCCGTAAAAAGAGGAATCCTGGAAGCTGGTGGTTATCCGCTGGAGTTCCCGGTAATGTCATTAGGCGAAACGCTGATCAAACCTACAGCCATGCTTTACCGCAACCTGGTAAGTATGGATGTGGAAGAATCTATCCGTGCCAACCCGCTCGATGGTGTAGTGCTCCTGTGCGGTTGCGACAAAACCACTCCGGCGCTGGTGATGGGCGCCTGTAGTGTGAATCTCCCTACTATTGTGGTTTCCGGCGGCCCAATGCTTACGGGTAAACATCGGGGCCATAGTATCAGCACCAGCGATGTATGGCGCTTCAGTGAAGATCTTCGCGCCGGACGCATGACACAGGAAGAACTGGCGATGGCGGAAGCAGGCATGTGCCGCAGCGATGGCCATTGCGCCGTGATGGGCACCGCCTCTACCATGGCTTGTATGGTGGAATCCCTGGGGCTTTCATTACCACAGAATGCCGCCATTCCTGCCCCCGATGCAGCCCGCAAAGTGCTGGCTCACTTCTCGGGGATTGAGATTGTAAAAATGGTCCGGGAAAACCGGCGTCTTTCTGATATACTTACCAGGCAGGCATTTGAAAACGCGATCCGTGTTAACGCCGCCATCGGAGGATCTACCAATTTTGTTATTCATCTGCTGGCCATTGCCGGCCGCATGGGCGTGGAATTGCAGCTACAGGATATGGACACTTTCTCCGTCGATATCCCGCTTATAGCTAACCTACAGCCTTCCGGCAGTTATTTTATGGAAGACATGTACTACGCAGGAGGTCTTCCGGCGGTCATCAATGCGTTACTCGATCATCTGCATAAAGAGGCAATCACGGTGAATGGTAAAACCATCGGCGCCAATTACGCACATGCGCAGAGCTATAATAAAGAGGTGATCAGTTCCCTGCAGGAGCCCTTCAATGCGGTTTCCGGAATTGTTGTGCTGAAAGGAAATATCTGCGAACAGGGAGCCGTTATCAAACCTTCCGCTGCCAGTCCCCACCTGATGCAGCATACCGGTAAAGCAGTTGTTTTTGAAGATATTGATGATTACAAAAAGCGGATCGATGATCCTAACCTGGAAGTAGATGAAAACAGTGTGCTTGTACTCAAAAACGTAGGGCCTAAAGGCTATCCCGGGATGCCCGAAGTGGGTAACCTCGGCCTGCCGGCCAAATTGCTGGCCAAAGGAATCACCGATATGGTGCGCATTTCCGACGGCCGTATGAGCGGTACCGGCTTTGGTACGGTTGTGCTGCATGTTTCTCCGGAAGCCGCTGCCGGCGGCAACCTGGCCATCCTTCGCGATGGCGATGTTATTACGCTGGATGTACACGAACGCCGCTTGTTTGCTGATATTTCGGAAGATGAGATCGCACGCCGTAAACAAGCGTGGCAGCCATCTTATCCGCAGTCCACCCGTGGTTATGTACAACTTTACCAGCAACACGTGGAGCAATCGCATCTTGGCGCTGACCTCGACTTTCTGAAAGGCAGCTCCGGCAGCGAAGTTACAAGGGATTCACACTAA
- a CDS encoding SDR family oxidoreductase has protein sequence MTFSKKVAIVTGAGQGIGFEICRQLATRGATVILNDIDKTLADNAANELSGLTGQCISMPGDSSDVTFIQQMVHTAVTEYGSLDVVIANAGITLFGDFFTYTPESFNRVMQVNLGGTFFLAQAAANQMKQQSRGGAILFTSSVTGHQAHKDLAAYGMSKAALEMLAKNLVIELSPFRITVNTIAPGATLTERTLDDPSYEKTWSTLTPMGRPAYTTDIANAALFLVSDQARHITGQSLIIDGGWTSISPSPF, from the coding sequence ATGACATTCAGCAAGAAAGTAGCCATCGTTACCGGCGCAGGACAGGGCATAGGATTCGAGATCTGCAGACAACTGGCTACCCGTGGCGCCACCGTGATACTGAACGATATCGACAAAACGCTGGCAGACAACGCTGCCAATGAACTCTCCGGGCTCACCGGGCAGTGTATTTCCATGCCAGGCGATTCCAGCGATGTTACCTTCATTCAACAAATGGTTCATACAGCTGTTACGGAATACGGAAGCCTTGATGTAGTCATTGCCAATGCCGGCATTACATTGTTCGGCGACTTCTTCACTTACACACCCGAATCATTTAACCGGGTGATGCAGGTGAACCTGGGCGGCACTTTTTTCCTCGCCCAGGCTGCCGCCAATCAGATGAAGCAACAGTCCCGCGGCGGCGCCATCCTTTTCACTTCCTCTGTTACGGGGCATCAGGCGCATAAAGATCTTGCTGCATACGGCATGAGTAAAGCCGCACTTGAAATGCTTGCCAAAAACCTGGTGATTGAATTATCGCCGTTCAGGATCACGGTAAATACCATCGCGCCCGGCGCTACGCTTACCGAACGCACACTGGACGATCCCTCCTACGAGAAAACCTGGTCAACGCTAACGCCTATGGGACGTCCGGCATATACCACAGATATCGCCAATGCGGCGCTGTTCCTCGTTTCCGACCAGGCCAGGCATATCACCGGCCAAAGCCTGATCATCGATGGCGGATGGACGAGCATCAGCCCTTCGCCATTCTGA
- a CDS encoding DEAD/DEAH box helicase, with the protein MVNEHFYQQQYEQDGKDSRLVMDIMSLYLYPLETYTITDAVNRVMEVKGTRISAILKHLCDAGLAVKQVTGSYSLVPEMNFTLFPQNIVKPAYLELLANVRYRGLSFYSFNVRMQDLQQLLVAWFTGDRSLILAPVKKLELELEEYQPYLMYLLYFPAYEGLLQYFSPDSIDKIAIYALKSNLLKMPPVDTLERFRRQYDVSFPELELLQLRFNIPVAEFTADDWYAQAVQTLYSGQPAKALPLFEKGIKRQRQYDKKNTLPLSPLFAFYYAYTLSILPGDQVNPLITKITAAYERKLPPHLAPAVALLHLHAGRREKGESLLQLLLESKEEQLPGFLAILVLQLLYPKSRLLRTYGAAAAGWLNTAMLHGYRLLTYEYLYLFHDDDYQGYQRAFQEAEAIAGHPPVFSLAERTPDWERLLNSLLGADQPTGRKAKNELVHRLIYLVDLDHYRIQPVVQTSQGGSAWSGGRNVALKRLKEGKAEAMTEQDLRIGATVQKEHYHYGQGEMYTFAENVWEEIAGHPLLFSADDPAQPVEIIRAQPELSVNSTAHGYTFSANISDFVSETVFVKEGSFRLKIIQLSQQQRRLLQTLQQIPLVPAAGKDKLVQALKSLGAHLTIHADMGEIAANLSKRPADSRIVIQLSPLGEGLKASIYVKPFTSDPPYCKPGTGAHNIIGISNGERWQAIRDLEKERMHLDMLLQLIQAMVTQGVTDDAIIFEDPQDCLFLLEVIREHPEIVRAEWPEGERYKLKQTAGFPDLHFSLLEKDHWFQCTGELKVDEHTVLALKDLLDTGRIVKQRFIELRNGEFLALTGNLRKRLNEMGSAAQIDRSGVRIPYYAVPMLDELVEQAGSVTTDDAWKAFAQKRLAAMEQVPAVPVTLQTTLRPYQEDGFRWMAHLAAWGAGACLADDMGLGKTIQAITILLQRAGNGPALVICPASVMSNWCDEIHKFAPSLNVITLQGGRRAALIRKAGAFDVLVTTYGLLQVEETLLSAVKWHTLVLDEAHMIKNFQTKTAKAAMSLQGDFRLMLTGTPIQNHMGEIWTLFNFLNPGLLGTLEHFNKQFVFPSIRNPESAVKAHLRKLIAPFILRRTKTSVLDELPQKTEITRMVSLSPDEAAFYEALRRTALENIRTQEGNVAQQRIRALAEIGRLRMAACNPVLVDGETDLLSSKLTAFREIAGELISNNHRALVFSQFVKHLHLVAAALDQMGISYLYLDGSTSLPQRDKLVKAFQAGEGQLFLISLKAGGQGLNLTAADYVIHMDPWWNPATEEQASDRAHRIGQTRPVTIYRLVAQHTIEEKIIALHNSKRDLADRLLEGSDRSGKLSAKELLELITVQ; encoded by the coding sequence ATGGTCAATGAGCATTTTTACCAGCAGCAATACGAACAAGATGGAAAGGATAGCAGATTGGTAATGGATATCATGTCGCTCTACCTGTATCCGCTGGAAACATATACCATTACGGATGCGGTGAACCGGGTGATGGAAGTAAAGGGCACCCGGATTAGTGCTATTCTGAAGCATTTGTGTGATGCCGGGCTTGCTGTAAAGCAGGTAACGGGAAGTTATTCGCTGGTGCCCGAGATGAACTTCACCCTGTTTCCACAAAACATTGTAAAGCCGGCATACCTGGAACTGCTGGCAAACGTCCGTTACAGGGGACTGAGCTTTTACAGCTTCAACGTCCGCATGCAGGATCTGCAGCAGTTACTGGTGGCGTGGTTTACCGGCGACCGTTCACTTATACTGGCGCCGGTGAAAAAGCTGGAACTGGAGTTGGAGGAATACCAGCCCTACCTGATGTACCTGCTTTATTTTCCGGCTTATGAAGGATTACTGCAATATTTTTCGCCCGATAGTATAGATAAAATTGCGATATACGCACTGAAATCCAATCTGCTGAAAATGCCGCCGGTGGACACATTGGAGCGATTCCGCCGGCAATATGATGTCAGCTTTCCGGAGCTGGAGCTGCTGCAGTTGCGGTTTAACATACCTGTTGCGGAATTCACTGCGGACGACTGGTACGCGCAGGCGGTGCAGACGCTCTACAGCGGCCAGCCGGCGAAGGCCTTACCTTTGTTTGAGAAAGGGATCAAACGTCAACGGCAGTACGATAAAAAGAATACGCTGCCACTGTCGCCCTTGTTTGCTTTCTACTACGCTTATACACTTTCCATACTTCCGGGCGACCAGGTGAATCCGCTGATCACGAAAATAACGGCAGCGTATGAACGAAAACTGCCCCCTCATCTGGCGCCGGCTGTTGCTTTGCTGCATCTGCATGCGGGACGCAGAGAAAAAGGCGAAAGCCTCCTGCAGCTGCTGTTGGAAAGTAAGGAAGAACAGCTGCCCGGATTCCTCGCTATCCTGGTGTTGCAGCTGTTGTATCCTAAAAGCAGGCTGCTGCGCACCTACGGTGCAGCCGCGGCTGGCTGGCTGAACACGGCTATGTTGCATGGCTACCGGTTACTGACCTACGAATATTTATACCTGTTTCACGACGATGATTACCAGGGCTATCAGCGTGCCTTCCAGGAGGCGGAAGCCATCGCCGGCCACCCGCCGGTATTTTCGCTGGCAGAGCGGACGCCCGACTGGGAGCGGCTGCTAAACTCATTGCTGGGGGCCGATCAGCCTACGGGAAGGAAAGCAAAGAACGAGCTGGTACATCGCCTGATCTACCTCGTAGACCTCGACCACTACCGGATACAGCCGGTAGTGCAAACCTCGCAGGGCGGCAGCGCCTGGAGCGGCGGAAGAAATGTGGCACTGAAACGGCTGAAAGAAGGAAAGGCCGAAGCAATGACGGAGCAGGACCTGAGAATAGGAGCCACCGTACAAAAAGAGCACTATCATTATGGTCAGGGTGAGATGTATACATTCGCGGAAAATGTGTGGGAAGAAATTGCCGGCCATCCGCTGCTGTTTTCGGCAGATGATCCGGCCCAGCCGGTGGAAATCATCCGGGCGCAGCCAGAATTGAGCGTGAACAGTACCGCTCACGGCTATACGTTTAGTGCCAATATAAGTGACTTTGTCAGCGAAACTGTTTTTGTGAAGGAAGGATCCTTCCGGTTGAAGATCATACAGCTTAGTCAGCAGCAACGCAGGCTGCTGCAAACGCTGCAACAGATTCCGCTGGTGCCCGCCGCCGGGAAAGATAAACTGGTACAGGCACTGAAGAGCCTGGGCGCTCATCTTACCATTCACGCGGATATGGGGGAAATTGCCGCCAATCTCAGTAAACGCCCTGCCGACAGCAGGATCGTTATTCAGCTGTCGCCGCTGGGAGAAGGCCTGAAGGCTTCCATCTATGTAAAACCCTTTACGTCCGATCCTCCTTATTGTAAGCCTGGTACAGGTGCTCACAATATCATCGGTATCAGCAACGGTGAACGCTGGCAGGCCATTCGCGATCTTGAGAAAGAACGGATGCACCTGGATATGCTGCTGCAACTGATTCAGGCAATGGTTACGCAGGGAGTAACCGACGATGCCATCATTTTCGAGGATCCGCAGGACTGCCTTTTCCTGCTGGAGGTAATCCGGGAACATCCGGAAATCGTACGCGCCGAATGGCCCGAAGGGGAGCGGTATAAACTAAAGCAAACGGCAGGATTTCCGGACCTGCATTTCTCCCTGTTGGAAAAAGACCACTGGTTCCAGTGCACCGGTGAGCTAAAGGTGGATGAGCATACTGTGCTCGCACTGAAGGACCTGCTGGATACCGGCCGCATCGTGAAGCAGCGTTTTATTGAGCTGCGGAATGGCGAATTCCTGGCGCTGACGGGTAACTTACGTAAACGGCTGAACGAAATGGGCAGCGCAGCCCAGATAGATCGTAGTGGCGTTCGTATTCCCTACTATGCGGTGCCTATGCTCGATGAGCTGGTGGAACAGGCGGGCAGCGTAACTACCGACGATGCCTGGAAAGCCTTTGCCCAAAAGCGTCTGGCGGCGATGGAACAGGTGCCGGCTGTACCGGTTACACTGCAAACAACGCTGCGCCCTTATCAGGAAGACGGATTTCGCTGGATGGCACACCTGGCAGCCTGGGGGGCAGGCGCCTGCCTGGCCGATGATATGGGGCTGGGAAAAACCATACAGGCGATTACCATATTGCTTCAGCGCGCCGGCAATGGGCCGGCACTGGTGATTTGCCCGGCTTCTGTGATGAGCAACTGGTGCGATGAAATACATAAGTTTGCGCCTTCTCTCAACGTGATCACCCTGCAAGGGGGCCGGCGTGCAGCACTCATCCGCAAAGCCGGTGCTTTTGATGTACTGGTAACCACCTACGGATTGTTGCAGGTGGAAGAAACCCTGTTATCGGCAGTGAAGTGGCATACCCTCGTGCTGGACGAAGCACACATGATCAAGAATTTCCAGACGAAAACTGCTAAGGCAGCCATGTCGCTGCAAGGCGATTTCAGACTCATGCTAACAGGAACGCCTATACAAAATCATATGGGAGAGATATGGACGTTGTTCAATTTCCTCAATCCCGGATTGCTGGGCACGCTGGAACATTTCAACAAGCAGTTTGTATTCCCTTCTATCCGTAACCCCGAAAGCGCTGTGAAAGCGCATCTTCGGAAACTGATAGCGCCATTTATATTGCGCCGTACCAAAACCTCGGTGCTGGACGAACTACCGCAGAAAACAGAGATCACCAGAATGGTGAGCCTGTCGCCCGACGAGGCAGCTTTTTATGAAGCTTTGCGCAGAACGGCACTGGAAAACATCCGCACGCAGGAGGGCAATGTTGCGCAACAACGGATCCGTGCACTGGCAGAAATAGGGCGCCTCAGAATGGCTGCCTGCAATCCGGTGCTGGTGGATGGCGAAACGGATTTGCTGTCTTCCAAACTAACGGCATTCCGGGAAATCGCCGGAGAGTTGATATCCAATAACCACCGGGCGCTGGTGTTCAGCCAGTTTGTTAAGCATCTTCACCTGGTAGCTGCCGCGCTGGACCAGATGGGTATCAGCTACCTTTACCTGGATGGCAGCACATCATTACCACAGCGCGATAAGCTGGTGAAAGCCTTTCAGGCAGGAGAGGGGCAGTTGTTCCTTATCAGTCTGAAAGCAGGAGGGCAAGGCCTGAACCTGACGGCAGCGGATTATGTGATCCACATGGATCCGTGGTGGAACCCGGCTACAGAAGAGCAGGCATCCGACAGGGCGCACCGCATAGGACAAACACGGCCGGTCACTATCTATCGGTTGGTTGCGCAACATACGATTGAGGAAAAGATTATAGCGTTGCACAATAGCAAAAGAGACCTGGCCGACCGGCTGCTGGAAGGCAGCGACCGGTCGGGCAAGCTCAGTGCAAAGGAATTACTGGAACTGATCACAGTGCAGTAA
- a CDS encoding GntR family transcriptional regulator: protein MLLISSCFARMNLSIDHKNPLPLHIQAENLLRNMIKDPQYAGGKFLPNEVQMAKQLAISRSTLRHALNKLVYEGLLTRKKGVGTKVAETAISSKSKNWLSFTQEMTARGITIRNFELHVTWVLPDEAIANFFEISHDKKVLKLERLRGKPEGPFVYFISYFHPRIGLTGEEDFKRPLYDILEKDYQTVATLSKEEISAKSADKFVAAKLELESGDPILFRKRFVYDQGNRPIEYNLGYYRADSFVYTVESRREN, encoded by the coding sequence TTGTTATTAATTTCCAGTTGTTTTGCACGCATGAACCTGAGTATAGATCATAAGAACCCCTTACCACTTCACATTCAGGCAGAGAACCTGCTGAGGAACATGATAAAAGATCCGCAATACGCCGGCGGAAAATTTCTGCCCAATGAAGTGCAGATGGCTAAACAACTGGCTATTTCCAGATCTACACTCAGGCATGCACTGAATAAACTGGTTTATGAAGGATTACTGACCCGCAAGAAAGGGGTGGGCACTAAAGTGGCCGAAACGGCCATCAGCTCCAAATCTAAGAACTGGCTCAGCTTCACCCAGGAAATGACCGCCAGGGGCATTACGATACGTAACTTCGAACTACATGTTACCTGGGTTTTGCCGGACGAAGCCATCGCTAATTTTTTCGAGATCAGCCACGACAAAAAAGTACTGAAGCTGGAACGCCTAAGAGGGAAGCCGGAAGGCCCCTTTGTATATTTCATCTCTTACTTCCATCCCCGCATTGGGCTAACAGGCGAAGAAGATTTCAAACGCCCGTTGTACGACATCCTGGAAAAAGATTACCAGACAGTAGCCACGCTTTCCAAAGAAGAAATCAGCGCAAAATCGGCCGATAAATTCGTTGCCGCCAAACTAGAACTGGAGTCAGGTGATCCCATCCTTTTCCGCAAACGTTTTGTGTACGACCAGGGCAACCGCCCGATAGAATATAACCTTGGCTACTACCGGGCGGATAGTTTTGTTTATACCGTAGAAAGCAGAAGAGAGAATTAG